Proteins encoded together in one Nostoc sp. PCC 7524 window:
- a CDS encoding mechanosensitive ion channel family protein — MPKVTAQIPLIPQLPTTSSLSNETNDRTVSDWIYLDGRRLFQIAASRSNFSDRSQNIQNNLSQISTRFFLSDAEQVKVDTRTVNGLPVIEVNDKYLMTVTTADARLQQVDPATLAQQIADNLKTGLERAKRERQPRFLINQGKITAGIVVAMLVASWGIYSWQRRTKRDPIEPVSPVSQDAEHITTQLNQQQHQHFQEVKKRLFQITQAGIWGGGSFVVLGLFPYTRVLQIGILTAAQIPLKLGVVILGTYVVIRLSFALIDRFTSTLISSGALLNSETSERLQLRVSTFSGVTKSIVTVIWVGVGILMALIFFGVDIVPLLAGAGLVGVAVSLASQNLIKDAINGFLIIIEDQYALGDVIAVGDVGGLVENLNLRMTQLRDAEGRLITIPNSEIKVVANLSSRWSRADLTIPVGYQTDIDQALHLIKDVAMKMNQDLQWKRQILEAPQVLGIDHFGDRGLMIRVWIKTQPLKQWDVAREYRRRLKIAFDQAGVEIPVPQQTIWVNKLNDLRPNDE, encoded by the coding sequence GTGCCGAAAGTTACAGCCCAGATTCCTCTCATACCTCAACTGCCAACAACCAGCAGTCTGAGTAACGAAACCAATGACAGAACTGTGTCCGACTGGATTTATTTAGATGGTCGCCGATTATTTCAAATTGCCGCATCCAGAAGCAATTTTTCTGATCGTTCACAAAACATCCAGAACAATCTGTCACAAATCAGTACAAGATTTTTTCTCTCAGATGCAGAGCAAGTTAAAGTAGATACCCGAACCGTTAATGGATTACCTGTGATTGAGGTCAATGATAAATACTTGATGACCGTTACCACCGCAGATGCCAGACTGCAACAGGTAGATCCAGCAACATTGGCACAACAAATTGCTGATAATTTAAAAACAGGGCTAGAACGGGCGAAAAGAGAGCGACAGCCGCGATTTCTTATTAATCAAGGTAAAATTACGGCTGGTATTGTGGTAGCTATGCTCGTAGCTAGTTGGGGAATTTATAGTTGGCAGCGTCGTACCAAACGAGATCCCATAGAGCCTGTTTCCCCAGTTTCACAAGACGCTGAACATATCACCACTCAGCTGAATCAACAACAACATCAGCATTTTCAAGAAGTCAAAAAACGTTTATTTCAAATTACCCAAGCAGGAATTTGGGGCGGTGGTAGTTTTGTAGTTTTAGGTCTGTTTCCCTACACACGGGTACTACAAATAGGGATTCTCACAGCTGCCCAAATTCCACTCAAATTGGGAGTTGTGATTCTGGGAACTTATGTAGTCATTCGCCTCAGTTTTGCCCTCATTGACCGCTTCACCTCTACTTTGATCAGCAGTGGTGCTTTACTCAACTCAGAAACTTCTGAACGCTTACAACTACGAGTCTCTACATTTTCTGGGGTAACTAAAAGTATTGTGACTGTGATCTGGGTAGGTGTTGGTATCCTCATGGCCCTAATTTTCTTTGGGGTAGATATTGTTCCCTTGTTAGCTGGTGCTGGTCTAGTGGGCGTGGCGGTATCTTTGGCTTCGCAAAACCTGATTAAAGATGCGATTAACGGCTTTTTGATCATCATCGAAGACCAGTATGCTTTAGGCGATGTGATTGCGGTGGGAGATGTTGGCGGTTTAGTAGAAAATCTCAATCTGCGGATGACCCAATTACGAGACGCAGAAGGACGCTTGATTACAATCCCCAACAGTGAAATTAAAGTGGTGGCGAATCTTTCTAGTCGCTGGTCAAGAGCCGATTTAACGATTCCTGTCGGCTATCAAACTGATATTGATCAAGCTTTGCATCTCATTAAAGATGTGGCGATGAAGATGAATCAAGATTTGCAATGGAAACGGCAAATTTTGGAAGCACCGCAAGTTTTGGGTATAGATCATTTTGGCGATCGCGGTTTGATGATTCGCGTCTGGATTAAAACTCAGCCTCTCAAACAATGGGACGTAGCCAGAGAATACCGTCGTCGTCTGAAAATTGCCTTCGACCAAGCCGGAGTAGAAATTCCTGTACCTCAACAAACCATTTGGGTTAATAAACTAAACGACCTCAGACCCAACGACGAGTAG
- a CDS encoding alkaline phosphatase produces the protein MTNGNHVIFIHPDGTSPSHYALARFVDEGPDGRLNWDQLSNAGVYLGHMEDQLGGTSNGGAVTHATGAKVYAESFGYELNNLPITSLSGSNKTIVEEARDAGKVTALVQSGAIFEPGTAAFVAKTQEIVNSNGSRTVPRAQAAEIARQVIESGVDFILSGGELNLLPVGTDGFHGTAAQYDAISTNPLQRPTVNLIQLAINRGYTVVYTEQQLRNLLDTTITPVTPTKVLGVFAPVHTFNDRPEEVLAQNGLPLYRETAPTIAEMLEITQQLMEKHPNFSKGSITIVEEEGSDNFGNNNNAAGTLEGVRRADAAIGVAMDFIEKYPNTLLVTAADSDAGGLQVVDPRTAGQNVGNINNNPATSSRNVPLDGTTGANTLPFVSAPDANGDVFNFAVGWAGTPDFSGSIVAKAHGLNADKLPATVDNTGIYELMYETLFNTELAPRNPAPTPAPQATRQTGNVIFIHPDGTSPSHFMALRNVDKGPDGRLNWDKMTNAGVYLGHMENQLTGTSNAGAVTHANGVKVFNESFGLNEDNSRITPASGKTGYTILEEAIAAGKATALIQSGQMAEPGTAAFAAETTNRDGNNLRARDKYAEIIEQVIRSGTDVIMGGGELYMLPIGTTGFHVTAEIDASETNPAFRPNINLIELAESLGYTVVYTEEQMNQVVNSNNPPTKLLGVFAAEDTFDDRREEQLGLNTDNPLPLYVATAPTVAEMLEASLKIVSTDPDGFFVVIEEEGTDNFANNNNAVGTIEAVRRADAAIGVAMDYVNNQDPNTLVITAADSDAGGLQVFQFAPYVRPSGNFDTSNPNLANNQPEVPFINVNPTTTNNNRAFLDGVNGSTASAERPWVPFASPNSIDGPMGNFGVAWVGTPDFPGSIVSKAYGMNADKLPSTVDNTGIYDLMYQTLFGVTPEVAAAQQQTELVAGTAGADTLIAAVDAPFDGINDTVFTGAGNDEVDAQTVSLPIAGRNRVNLGSGNDTIFVNRNDRVFGSAGNDEFDATDGKGGNRMSGGAGDDIFRLGSGDRALGGDGNDEFYVQSGGANLLSGGAGADQFWIANVELPTSANTILDFEKGVDVIGVLGISRNTLTLNVINGNTEIGLGGQTVAIVNGVTGLDANTNFVFV, from the coding sequence ATGACAAACGGTAATCACGTTATCTTCATTCACCCAGATGGAACCAGTCCATCTCACTACGCGTTGGCACGGTTTGTAGATGAAGGTCCTGACGGACGCTTAAATTGGGATCAACTATCCAATGCTGGTGTGTATCTGGGTCACATGGAAGACCAGCTGGGTGGGACATCCAATGGTGGTGCTGTCACCCATGCGACTGGTGCTAAAGTCTATGCAGAATCCTTTGGTTATGAACTAAATAATCTACCGATTACCTCCCTTTCAGGGTCTAACAAAACCATTGTTGAAGAAGCGAGAGATGCAGGAAAAGTCACAGCTCTAGTACAATCTGGAGCTATCTTTGAGCCTGGTACAGCCGCCTTTGTTGCTAAGACACAAGAGATTGTTAACTCTAATGGTAGTCGCACTGTACCTCGCGCCCAAGCTGCAGAGATTGCCAGACAAGTAATTGAGTCTGGGGTTGATTTTATCCTCAGTGGTGGTGAACTCAACCTTTTACCTGTAGGTACTGATGGCTTCCACGGTACTGCTGCTCAATATGATGCTATCAGTACCAATCCTCTCCAACGTCCTACAGTAAACCTGATTCAACTAGCAATCAACAGAGGTTACACCGTTGTTTATACTGAGCAACAACTGCGTAACTTACTCGACACAACCATAACTCCCGTAACACCAACTAAAGTGTTGGGTGTATTTGCGCCTGTCCATACCTTTAACGATCGCCCTGAAGAAGTCTTAGCACAGAACGGATTACCTCTCTATCGAGAAACAGCACCAACCATCGCTGAGATGTTGGAAATTACCCAACAACTGATGGAGAAGCATCCTAACTTTAGCAAAGGCTCAATTACCATCGTTGAAGAAGAAGGATCTGACAACTTCGGTAATAACAACAATGCGGCTGGGACACTAGAAGGTGTGCGCCGCGCCGATGCAGCCATTGGTGTAGCAATGGACTTCATCGAGAAATATCCCAATACTTTGTTAGTTACCGCAGCTGATAGTGATGCGGGTGGTTTACAAGTAGTTGATCCTCGCACTGCGGGTCAAAATGTCGGCAATATTAACAATAACCCCGCTACCTCTTCCCGTAACGTACCATTAGACGGTACAACAGGGGCTAACACTCTGCCTTTTGTGTCTGCACCCGATGCTAATGGTGATGTCTTTAACTTTGCTGTGGGCTGGGCTGGGACACCAGACTTTAGCGGTTCGATTGTCGCTAAAGCTCATGGTTTAAATGCCGACAAACTACCGGCAACGGTAGATAACACCGGTATCTATGAGTTGATGTATGAAACTCTGTTTAATACCGAACTTGCTCCCCGCAATCCAGCACCCACACCCGCGCCACAAGCCACAAGACAAACAGGTAACGTCATCTTTATTCACCCAGACGGTACTAGCCCATCGCACTTTATGGCACTACGTAATGTGGATAAGGGGCCTGATGGTCGTCTCAACTGGGATAAGATGACCAATGCAGGTGTCTATTTGGGACACATGGAAAACCAGTTGACGGGGACATCCAACGCCGGAGCAGTCACCCATGCTAATGGAGTGAAGGTGTTCAATGAATCCTTTGGTTTGAACGAAGATAACTCTCGTATCACTCCAGCTTCTGGAAAAACTGGTTACACCATTCTTGAAGAAGCCATTGCCGCCGGAAAAGCCACTGCCCTAATTCAATCTGGTCAAATGGCAGAACCAGGAACGGCAGCCTTTGCGGCGGAAACTACCAACCGTGATGGTAATAATCTCAGAGCGCGAGATAAGTATGCAGAAATTATTGAACAGGTAATCCGTTCTGGTACAGATGTGATCATGGGTGGTGGGGAACTGTATATGTTGCCCATAGGCACTACAGGTTTCCATGTGACTGCGGAAATAGATGCCTCAGAAACCAACCCAGCGTTTCGCCCCAATATCAACCTAATTGAGTTGGCTGAGTCCTTGGGTTACACTGTGGTTTACACTGAAGAGCAAATGAATCAGGTGGTAAATAGCAATAACCCACCTACTAAGCTCCTTGGTGTATTTGCTGCTGAAGACACCTTTGACGATCGCCGCGAAGAACAACTAGGACTTAATACTGACAACCCTCTACCTCTTTATGTTGCTACTGCTCCCACAGTAGCCGAGATGTTAGAGGCTTCTTTAAAGATAGTTTCTACAGATCCAGATGGCTTCTTTGTCGTCATTGAAGAAGAGGGTACAGATAACTTTGCTAACAACAATAATGCTGTAGGAACGATTGAGGCAGTACGACGTGCTGATGCAGCGATTGGTGTGGCGATGGATTATGTCAATAATCAAGACCCCAACACCTTGGTAATTACTGCTGCTGATAGTGATGCTGGTGGCTTGCAGGTGTTCCAATTTGCACCTTATGTCCGTCCTTCTGGTAACTTTGACACTAGTAATCCCAACCTTGCTAATAATCAACCAGAAGTGCCATTTATCAACGTTAACCCCACAACAACTAACAACAACAGGGCTTTCCTGGATGGGGTAAACGGTAGCACCGCCAGCGCCGAAAGACCTTGGGTACCATTCGCATCTCCAAACAGCATAGATGGGCCGATGGGTAACTTTGGTGTGGCTTGGGTAGGTACTCCTGACTTCCCTGGGAGTATTGTTTCCAAAGCCTACGGGATGAACGCGGATAAATTACCCAGCACCGTGGACAACACCGGAATTTATGACCTGATGTATCAGACACTATTTGGTGTGACACCAGAAGTAGCTGCGGCACAGCAACAAACTGAGTTAGTCGCTGGTACGGCTGGTGCTGATACCTTAATTGCTGCGGTTGATGCGCCATTTGACGGTATTAATGACACTGTCTTTACTGGTGCGGGTAACGATGAAGTAGATGCACAGACTGTATCTTTACCAATCGCCGGTCGTAACCGCGTGAATTTAGGTAGTGGTAACGATACTATCTTTGTCAACAGAAATGATCGCGTCTTTGGTAGTGCGGGTAATGACGAGTTTGATGCTACCGATGGCAAAGGTGGTAATCGGATGTCTGGCGGTGCTGGCGATGATATCTTCAGGCTGGGTAGTGGCGATCGCGCCCTTGGTGGTGATGGTAATGATGAGTTCTACGTCCAGTCTGGCGGCGCTAACTTGCTGTCTGGTGGTGCTGGTGCTGATCAATTCTGGATTGCCAATGTTGAATTACCAACCAGTGCTAACACCATCCTTGACTTTGAAAAGGGTGTGGATGTGATTGGAGTTTTAGGTATTTCTCGCAATACTTTAACTCTCAATGTCATCAACGGTAACACCGAAATTGGTTTAGGTGGTCAAACTGTGGCGATCGTCAATGGTGTGACTGGCTTGGATGCCAACACTAATTTTGTGTTTGTGTAG
- the ahcY gene encoding adenosylhomocysteinase encodes MTATSPRLKHEVKDLGLAPLGRQRIEWAGREMPVLRQIRDRFAKEKPFAGLRLVACAHVTTETAHLAIALKAGGADALLIASNPLSTQDDVAACLVTDYEIPVFAIKGEDAQTYNRHVQIALDHRPNIIIDDGSDVVATLVQERQHQIADLIGTTEETTTGIVRLKAMFNDGVLTFPAVNVNDADTKHFFDNRYGTGQSTLDGIIRATNILLAGKTIVVVGYGWCGKGTALRARGLGANVIVTEIDPIKAIEAVMDGFRVLPMAEAAPQGDLFITVTGNKHVIRAEHFNVMKDGAIVCNSGHFDIELDLKYLASQATEIKQVRPFTEQYQLPSGKSVIVLGEGRLINLAAAEGHPSAVMDMSFANQALACEYLVKNKGNLVPGLHSVPTEVDQEIARLKLQALGIYIDSLTPEQIEYINSWQSGT; translated from the coding sequence ATGACCGCAACTTCTCCCCGATTAAAGCACGAGGTTAAAGACCTCGGCCTCGCTCCTTTGGGAAGACAGCGTATTGAATGGGCTGGACGCGAAATGCCGGTTTTGCGGCAAATCCGCGATCGCTTCGCCAAAGAAAAACCCTTTGCTGGGCTGCGCCTTGTAGCTTGCGCCCACGTTACCACAGAAACCGCACACCTAGCGATCGCACTGAAAGCTGGCGGTGCAGATGCCCTGTTAATTGCCAGTAACCCCCTATCCACTCAAGATGACGTAGCAGCTTGCTTAGTCACCGATTACGAAATTCCCGTATTTGCGATTAAAGGCGAAGATGCACAAACTTATAACCGTCACGTCCAAATCGCTTTAGACCACCGCCCCAACATTATTATTGATGACGGTAGCGACGTAGTGGCAACTCTGGTACAAGAACGCCAACATCAAATCGCTGATTTGATAGGTACTACAGAAGAAACCACAACTGGGATTGTGCGCCTCAAAGCTATGTTTAACGATGGCGTTCTCACTTTCCCTGCCGTCAACGTTAACGACGCAGACACCAAGCATTTCTTTGATAACCGCTACGGTACAGGTCAATCTACCTTAGACGGTATTATCCGCGCTACAAATATCCTCTTGGCTGGTAAAACCATCGTTGTAGTTGGTTACGGCTGGTGTGGTAAAGGGACAGCACTCCGCGCCCGTGGTTTGGGTGCTAACGTCATCGTCACCGAAATCGACCCCATCAAAGCGATTGAGGCGGTGATGGATGGTTTCCGTGTATTACCAATGGCGGAAGCTGCACCCCAAGGTGACTTGTTTATTACTGTGACAGGTAACAAGCACGTTATTCGCGCTGAACATTTTAACGTGATGAAAGACGGTGCGATCGTTTGTAACTCCGGTCACTTTGATATTGAACTTGACCTGAAATACTTAGCTAGTCAAGCTACAGAAATCAAGCAAGTACGCCCCTTCACAGAACAGTATCAACTCCCCAGTGGTAAATCAGTCATAGTTCTGGGTGAAGGACGCTTAATTAACCTAGCTGCGGCGGAAGGACATCCTAGTGCTGTGATGGACATGAGCTTTGCCAATCAGGCTTTAGCTTGTGAATACCTAGTGAAGAACAAAGGTAATTTAGTACCTGGGTTACATTCAGTTCCTACCGAAGTAGACCAAGAAATTGCTCGTTTGAAGTTGCAAGCTTTGGGTATCTATATTGACAGTTTGACTCCTGAGCAAATCGAGTACATTAATTCTTGGCAATCTGGAACTTGA
- a CDS encoding plasmid replication protein, CyRepA1 family — protein MTQVLDILNKEGEGNGPLSSESNQNKVNNIIALNQQYLQFSRVDSRMIVVKSGKGTGKTKWLADNLKETSLLVISHRVLLTAELAGRLGTAYYKDKGSLIEDRLAICIDSLSNLMFCYQNREVVVIDEATQMLRHFKGETCRSKRQEIYTTLQVVLSQCKQLIILDADMNEETIKFFRGVMGLEDGDITLVENNWNPKDKTFVKYENDKELIKNLREQVKVGKKVFVACDTRSRVKDLAKDLGGVISPNKILSIHGDNSMDAKQKAFMKDVNNQQKLYQVVIVSPSGFTGMDISTPYFEKVYLIGDVGYAIATDLLQASARVRSVKEVEYWISSKRQFEECDAEVIKAELQMFTFGMVPKSILEVMGGEIWSHKWNPFTQEFTVNERPYFDMCCELTALERASLNNLSESFEEKAELEGEVVEYKSTITEEEEREIKEQLKATRAAIKEEENQAVLNAEKLNTLDYLYLKDNENLTREQRLAVKRYKLLDLVEGDEELLKVVVGDEDKYFKAVANWTAINTDTEELEKKDEEDKVKRLAVDWKHRATRQEILKYFLEFIEYDKCLKGKKIEPCTKIIDWAKLYKSEIKQLLGITVQKDVHKKPMQLIQIVLKSLGIEIEAQKKKVSGKTVREYHINQDSADVINKIMDAKRARQEEEELDDNPFA, from the coding sequence ATGACACAAGTATTGGATATTCTTAATAAAGAAGGAGAGGGGAACGGCCCACTCTCCTCAGAAAGTAATCAAAATAAAGTTAATAATATTATAGCACTTAATCAACAATACTTACAATTCTCTAGAGTAGATAGTAGAATGATTGTTGTTAAAAGTGGTAAGGGTACGGGTAAGACCAAATGGTTAGCAGATAATCTTAAGGAAACAAGCTTATTAGTTATTAGCCATAGGGTATTATTGACAGCAGAATTAGCAGGTAGATTAGGTACTGCCTATTATAAAGACAAAGGTAGTTTGATTGAGGATAGACTAGCTATCTGCATAGATTCACTCTCTAATTTAATGTTCTGCTATCAGAATAGAGAAGTGGTAGTGATTGATGAAGCTACCCAAATGCTCAGACACTTTAAGGGAGAGACTTGTAGAAGTAAGAGACAGGAGATATATACCACCCTACAAGTTGTACTTAGTCAATGTAAGCAACTCATTATCCTAGATGCAGATATGAATGAGGAGACAATCAAATTCTTCAGAGGGGTAATGGGATTAGAGGATGGGGACATTACCTTAGTAGAGAACAACTGGAACCCTAAAGATAAAACCTTCGTTAAGTATGAGAATGATAAAGAGCTAATCAAGAATCTTAGGGAGCAGGTTAAGGTTGGTAAGAAGGTATTTGTAGCCTGTGATACTAGAAGTAGGGTTAAGGATTTGGCTAAGGATTTAGGAGGTGTCATAAGCCCTAATAAGATATTATCCATTCACGGGGATAACTCAATGGATGCGAAGCAGAAGGCATTCATGAAGGATGTTAACAATCAACAGAAGTTATATCAGGTAGTGATTGTATCTCCTAGTGGGTTTACTGGAATGGATATATCTACACCCTATTTTGAGAAGGTTTATTTGATTGGTGATGTTGGGTATGCGATTGCTACTGACCTATTGCAAGCATCAGCTAGAGTTAGAAGTGTTAAGGAAGTGGAGTATTGGATTAGCAGTAAAAGACAGTTTGAGGAATGTGATGCTGAGGTAATTAAAGCAGAATTACAAATGTTTACCTTTGGGATGGTGCCTAAATCAATTCTAGAGGTAATGGGTGGAGAGATATGGAGTCATAAATGGAATCCATTTACTCAGGAATTTACAGTTAATGAAAGACCATATTTTGATATGTGCTGTGAGCTAACAGCATTAGAGAGAGCTAGCTTGAATAACTTATCTGAGAGCTTTGAGGAGAAGGCTGAGTTAGAAGGTGAGGTAGTAGAGTACAAAAGTACCATTACTGAAGAGGAAGAGAGGGAGATAAAAGAGCAACTAAAGGCTACCAGGGCAGCTATTAAAGAAGAGGAGAATCAAGCTGTTCTGAATGCTGAGAAATTAAATACGCTCGATTATCTATACCTCAAGGATAATGAGAATTTGACTAGAGAGCAAAGGTTAGCGGTCAAGAGATATAAACTATTGGATTTGGTAGAAGGGGATGAGGAATTATTAAAAGTAGTGGTAGGTGATGAGGATAAATACTTTAAAGCTGTAGCTAATTGGACTGCGATTAATACAGATACAGAAGAGCTAGAGAAGAAGGATGAGGAAGATAAGGTTAAGAGGTTAGCAGTTGATTGGAAGCATAGAGCTACTAGACAGGAGATATTAAAATACTTCTTAGAATTTATTGAATATGATAAATGCCTTAAGGGTAAAAAGATAGAGCCGTGTACGAAGATAATTGACTGGGCTAAACTTTATAAAAGTGAGATTAAGCAATTACTAGGAATCACAGTGCAGAAAGATGTCCACAAGAAACCTATGCAATTGATCCAGATAGTTCTCAAATCACTAGGTATAGAGATAGAAGCACAGAAGAAGAAGGTAAGTGGTAAGACAGTTAGGGAATACCATATCAATCAAGATAGTGCAGATGTAATCAATAAGATAATGGATGCTAAGAGAGCTAGGCAGGAGGAAGAGGAGTTAGATGATAATCCATTTGCCTAA